TCTCAGTACCACTCCACCATCGTGACAGTGTGCTACGGCAGACACGATTTGATAGAACAGTCTGgcagcctcttcctctttgagctTTTTGCAGGTACGAACAAAAGAATGCATGTCCCCGTGGCTTTTCTCAAAGAACACGTAGGCTTTAGCCTCTCCAAGAATGATTTCAGCTATTTGGTTAATGTTGCTGTGTATAGGTAGACAAAAACAGGGAGCTAAGGACTCCTGATAGCAGCGTATATCAAAAACCTAAAACAAGAGATGAAACCAAAAAGAGgagttaagaagaaaaaaaaaaaaaaaaaaaaacgaagaagATTAAGAAAAACTGAACGCAGATGGAATCCTCACATGCACTGGAAGTTATAGCAATTAAGTCAGCAATGTGGCAGAAATATGAATCACACACATCTTTAAACTATATGACCCCAGCCTTTGTAGGGATAAAGCATAATATTTAATTCTTTACCCAAGAAACCTCTACAAAAATAatatatttcttatttttttattggcACGAATTAAATGATTACCTGGGAACGAGAGTGTTTTACGTGTAGACTATGCAATTTCATTTAGTTATGTCAGCATAAAGTTGCATTGTGTGTAACAATAGGAACACGGCCACCGAGGGAAGCTTATGCAATGCAGGACTCTATTTCAACAAACTTTTAACATTTATAAAAGGGAACGGGAATACAAAAGTAAATGACAGGCATTCATAAACACTGTAAAACATGACTCATTCACAACTGGCGATTAACATTAGTCCCCCCTATAAATACATTTACTGCGTCTGCATTACATAAAGTATTCCATTGAAATCCTTCAGAATGGATTGCCATATTAGCCTCCATAGGGAATTATGTGTCTGTCTGCAGTTTGCAATTACATCATTCATGCCCCATTGTTTATGAATGAATGAAGAGAGCAGATTATATGTTGCATATGCACAAGATGTCTCTTTATGGTATActgcaaaataaaataaagtgaatgGAAACCGAACATAGGCAGGAGAAATAAAATGAGTTCTCTCATGTATGTTGACCCAAGTACTTGAACAGCAAAAGGGAAGCTATTGATGAGCGCCTGTATACAATGGGGTCATTTTATCTAGAGGGAACTGCTTGGACAACAGCAGGTACTGTATAAAGGGGCTTTGTGAGCACAGTTAGAATGCAACTATAAATGAGAGATCAAAGCGGAATTATTTTTTTCTAACCAAAAGGAGTTATGTGCACACCTGCAGACTCTATTTGGGAAGAGGGGGAGATGTATTCCCAAATGTATTATACTAGTCTGTCTGAACTACTCATTGACTGatctgctgcccctcccccacgctaaTGTAATGTCTACATCTTTTCTTTTACTGCAAACATAAAGAATCGGGACAATAAACTATTGAATTAAAACTGCTACATCATTGCACAAGCAATAAACAAAGAATAAACACACGATGAAGAGGATTGCCGGAGAATTACCTTGCAGAGCAGCTCCTCGCCACTATGTAGATGCACTGCACGGAAAACGTGGTCTCCCTCCAAAGGCTCCAACAATAAGTATTTCCCAATGCAGGAAACGCAATGCGACGAGTTGGGAGTCTCTGGGGGGCTTGGGGAGCCGAGGTTTGGGCTGAAGCTCTGGCTGGGTTCTGTACACCTTATGGTCGATAACTCTTCAAAATCCTGGGTTTTATTCCGCGATCTCCCATACCTTGTGATTGTAATAGGGTTCGACCTTTGTATGTTCATGAGTATGGGAGAGCAGCCAAATCCCAGGCTGGGGTGTATGGAGGATTTTGTGCTTTTGTTAGTAATGGGGGGGCTTTCCAAAATCACTGAGCAGCAATGTATCAAAGGCAGCGTCAATGTCAGAGGAAGGGGGTTGTGCAAGAGCAAAGATAGATCTCTATCAAGTGGAAGAATAGAAGTGGATGGGGGGTAGCTTGCTATGGGGGGAGAATAGCGCTGTGGGGCTAATAAGGCAGCGATCAGAGCGCTCGCCAGGTGCGTTTAGAACGTTGTGTTTAAAAGTTGTTACAATGCATCAATAACGTTCTAAGCGGACTTCAGCATTCCATCCGGCTCTCGTGCAAACACCAGCGCTTTCACAAGACAATACTATAGAGAGGTGAATATTTTATATTAATATAATTCctttcaagaagaaaaaaaaatacgattttccagaaaaataataaaatcttTAATTTTTCAACTGCGATCTTTTCCTCTGCCACATAATAACGCGACTTTTATTGGGAACAATAACAAAGTTGACTTGGTGTTAACTGTAGATGGCGTGCGGAGCTCTTTCCGAGGACAATTCGCAATAAAAGGGAAATGAATGGTCTATGTACTATATAGTCCTGTAGAGGAGCATAGTA
The Pseudophryne corroboree isolate aPseCor3 chromosome 4, aPseCor3.hap2, whole genome shotgun sequence DNA segment above includes these coding regions:
- the TRIB2 gene encoding tribbles homolog 2 isoform X1, which translates into the protein MNIQRSNPITITRYGRSRNKTQDFEELSTIRCTEPSQSFSPNLGSPSPPETPNSSHCVSCIGKYLLLEPLEGDHVFRAVHLHSGEELLCKVFDIRCYQESLAPCFCLPIHSNINQIAEIILGEAKAYVFFEKSHGDMHSFVRTCKKLKEEEAARLFYQIVSAVAHCHDGGVVLRDLKLRKFVFNDEERTRVKLESLEDAYVLTGNDDSLSDKHGCPAYVSPEILNTSGSYSGKAADVWSLGVMLYTMLVGRYPFHDIEPSSLFSKIRRGQFNIPETLSPKAKCLIRSILRREPSERLTSQEILDHPWFSTDFNALNSGFGAKEVSDQLVPDVNMDEETDAFFN